One window of the Flavobacteriaceae bacterium YJPT1-3 genome contains the following:
- a CDS encoding anhydro-N-acetylmuramic acid kinase translates to MKSNIYRVIGVMSGTSLDGIDCAYVRIKKTPQYNFEWLATETIPYDTNWQQQLSGALQLSKEERDQLDQEYTRYLTQVVGDFMKRHSIDAVDAICSHGHTVLHMPEEGVTLQIGNQSAFAKALKTRVVCDFRVKDVALGGQGAPLVPIGDQIFFDDYAYCLNLGGIANCSYERDGTRLAYDICPVNTVLNALAQRLGKSFDNGGEVARSGQVNNRLLDQLNALDFYHKGPPKSLGMEWINAQFFPLLEQSELAVKDLLATCTEHIAIQISRAIAATPEQDILVTGGGAYNAYLIERMRFHSAGYYKVPKPQLIDFKEALIFALLGVLRLEGKTNILASVTGASHDHSSGKIFDSAGIELLENSEKSDS, encoded by the coding sequence ATGAAAAGCAATATATATAGGGTCATCGGGGTAATGAGCGGAACCTCCCTCGATGGTATTGATTGCGCTTACGTGCGCATCAAAAAAACGCCGCAGTATAATTTTGAGTGGCTGGCTACGGAAACCATTCCTTATGACACGAATTGGCAGCAGCAACTGTCCGGAGCACTGCAGTTAAGCAAAGAAGAACGCGATCAACTGGATCAGGAATACACTCGGTACCTGACTCAGGTGGTGGGCGATTTTATGAAGCGCCATTCCATTGATGCCGTAGATGCGATCTGCTCGCACGGTCACACGGTTTTGCATATGCCTGAGGAAGGAGTTACGCTTCAGATCGGGAATCAGTCTGCTTTCGCGAAAGCGTTAAAAACCCGGGTCGTCTGTGACTTTAGGGTCAAAGATGTTGCCCTGGGAGGCCAGGGTGCCCCTCTTGTACCTATTGGTGATCAAATTTTCTTTGACGATTATGCCTACTGCCTGAATCTGGGCGGAATCGCCAATTGCTCGTACGAAAGAGACGGCACTCGTTTGGCTTATGACATTTGTCCGGTCAATACGGTGTTGAATGCATTGGCGCAGCGTTTGGGGAAGAGCTTTGATAATGGGGGCGAAGTAGCGCGAAGCGGACAGGTGAATAACCGCTTGTTGGATCAACTGAACGCCCTCGATTTTTATCACAAAGGACCCCCTAAGTCTTTAGGTATGGAATGGATCAATGCCCAATTCTTTCCGCTTCTGGAACAGAGTGAGCTTGCTGTAAAAGATCTTTTAGCCACCTGTACGGAGCACATTGCCATTCAAATTTCCCGGGCCATAGCGGCAACTCCTGAACAGGATATTTTAGTGACCGGTGGTGGGGCCTATAACGCATACCTTATCGAACGGATGCGATTTCACAGCGCGGGCTATTACAAGGTGCCCAAGCCTCAATTGATTGATTTTAAAGAAGCGTTGATATTTGCCCTGTTGGGAGTGCTGCGTTTGGAAGGCAAAACCAATATTTTGGCCAGTGTCACCGGTGCCAGTCACGATCATTCTTCCGGTAAAATTTTCGATTCAGCTGGTATTGAGCTGCTTGAGAATTCGGAAAAGAGTGATTCATAA
- a CDS encoding Glu/Leu/Phe/Val dehydrogenase dimerization domain-containing protein gives MNELLQRYETKEPEIVFHWNDPETDAEGWTVINSLRGGAAGGGTRMRMGLDQNEVLSLAKTMEVKFTVSGPAIGGAKSGINFDPGDPRKKGVLERWYKAVSPLLKSYYGTGGDLNVDEIHEVIPITEESGVWHPQEGVFNGHFKPTEADKINRIGQLRQGVIKVIENPEFSPDVTRKYTVADMITGFGVAEAAKHYYEIYGGGIEGKRAVVQGFGNVGSAAAYYLSQMGAKVVGIIDRAGGLIKEEGFSFEEIKQLFLDKKGNTLAAHDLIPFDEMNERVWKLETEIFAPCAASRLITKEQIAQMIDTGLEVISCGANVPFADKEIFFGPIMEYTDGQVSLIPDFISNCGMARVFAYFMERKVQMTDDAIFNDTSMTIRNAIQNTFDQNSSRKNISRTAFEIALKQLI, from the coding sequence ATAAACGAATTACTTCAACGCTACGAAACCAAGGAACCGGAAATTGTCTTTCACTGGAACGATCCGGAAACGGATGCGGAAGGCTGGACTGTCATCAATTCCCTTCGCGGAGGCGCAGCCGGGGGAGGGACTCGTATGCGTATGGGATTGGATCAGAACGAGGTGCTCTCGCTGGCCAAAACCATGGAGGTTAAATTCACCGTGTCCGGACCGGCCATTGGAGGCGCTAAAAGCGGTATTAACTTCGATCCCGGAGATCCTAGAAAAAAAGGGGTTTTAGAGCGCTGGTATAAGGCGGTTTCACCCTTGCTCAAAAGTTATTACGGTACGGGGGGAGATCTTAATGTGGACGAGATTCACGAAGTCATCCCAATCACCGAGGAAAGCGGGGTCTGGCATCCACAGGAAGGCGTGTTTAACGGTCATTTTAAGCCTACGGAAGCCGATAAGATCAATCGGATTGGTCAGTTGCGACAGGGAGTGATCAAAGTGATCGAAAATCCCGAATTCTCTCCAGACGTAACCCGGAAGTATACTGTGGCCGACATGATCACGGGCTTCGGCGTAGCGGAAGCCGCTAAACATTATTACGAAATTTACGGAGGAGGCATCGAAGGCAAGCGAGCCGTGGTGCAGGGTTTCGGGAACGTGGGTTCAGCAGCGGCCTATTATCTATCCCAAATGGGAGCTAAGGTGGTTGGGATCATCGACCGTGCCGGGGGTCTCATTAAGGAGGAAGGCTTCTCTTTCGAGGAAATCAAACAACTCTTCTTAGATAAAAAAGGAAATACCCTGGCGGCACATGATCTGATTCCTTTTGACGAAATGAACGAACGGGTCTGGAAGCTGGAGACGGAAATCTTTGCGCCCTGTGCCGCATCCCGTCTCATCACCAAAGAACAAATCGCTCAAATGATTGATACCGGCTTAGAGGTCATATCTTGCGGAGCTAATGTGCCTTTCGCTGACAAGGAGATATTCTTTGGACCCATTATGGAGTACACCGATGGTCAGGTCAGTTTAATCCCTGATTTTATATCCAATTGCGGGATGGCTCGTGTATTTGCCTACTTTATGGAGCGTAAGGTTCAGATGACCGATGATGCCATCTTTAATGATACCTCCATGACTATCCGCAATGCCATTCAAAATACCTTTGATCAAAACAGCAGCCGAAAAAATATCAGTAGGACTGCTTTTGAAATTGCCCTAAAACAGTTAATTTAA